Proteins encoded in a region of the Paucibacter sediminis genome:
- the rpsF gene encoding 30S ribosomal protein S6: MRHYEIVLLIHPDQSEQVPAMLERYKGLITAGGGVVHRVEDWGRRQLAYLIQKLAKAHYLCLNIECSKEVLAELETGFRFNDAVLRHLTVVKPKAETTPSVMMKAVEREEARKAPQEATA; this comes from the coding sequence ATGCGTCACTATGAGATCGTTCTGCTGATCCATCCGGATCAAAGCGAACAAGTTCCGGCCATGCTGGAGCGCTACAAGGGCCTGATCACCGCTGGCGGTGGTGTGGTCCACCGTGTTGAAGATTGGGGCCGCCGTCAACTGGCTTACCTGATCCAGAAGCTGGCCAAGGCGCACTACCTGTGCCTGAACATCGAGTGCAGCAAGGAAGTCCTGGCTGAGCTCGAGACCGGCTTCCGCTTCAACGACGCCGTGCTGCGCCACCTGACGGTGGTCAAGCCCAAGGCCGAGACCACGCCTTCCGTGATGATGAAGGCTGTGGAGCGTGAGGAAGCTCGCAAGGCTCCTCAGGAAGCTACTGCCTAA
- a CDS encoding sodium:solute symporter family protein, translated as MAIVDMAAAFKRRLGRIYGAYTLGFCMLVLVLAVLEHWGMPKTWIGFCFLAVTVGVYAGIGIFTRTTDPDEYYVAGRRVPAFYNGMAAGADWMSAASFIGLAGTLYLAGYGGLAFVLGWTGGFCLVALLLTPYLRRFGRFTIPDFLAERYDSQTLRLLGALAAILISFIYVVAQIYGIGLITTRLTGLTFEIGVFVGLGGVLVCSFLGGMRAVTWTQVAQYIILIAAYLVPVVWLSIKQTGVPVPQAVYGYQVQKISAREQELIKDPAELQVRQFYAQRAIEYGQKLQDVPTALAAERTQASRHIAKLKAGDAPLAEIQAAEKRRAALPKTVAEAESQWRRAKAQDEQRARPLSGMPAHTQPFAGDPEGDAGQQESFDVSRRNFLALVFCLMLGTAGLPHILVRYYTTPSVGEARASVAWSLGFIGLLYITAPALAVMLKFEVFNGLVGTPIADLPAWVGQWMRVDAGLLSINDVNGDGILQLGELHLGSDIIMLLAPELAGLPYVVSGMVAAGGLAAALSTADGLLLTISASLSHDIYYRIVNPSASSTRRVTLSKALLLATALSAAAVAAQRPADIVLLVSAAFSLAGSTFVPVLVLGIFWQRANKQGALAGMLTGLAVCAYYMVSADPGLRRSLGIPGAVELWWGIHPISAGLFGIPAGTVALVLVSLLTPAPPASARALLARLRAPDPR; from the coding sequence ATGGCAATCGTGGACATGGCGGCAGCATTCAAGCGCAGGCTCGGGCGCATCTATGGCGCCTACACCCTGGGCTTCTGCATGCTGGTGCTGGTGCTGGCCGTGCTCGAGCATTGGGGCATGCCCAAGACCTGGATAGGCTTTTGCTTCCTGGCCGTGACGGTGGGTGTGTATGCCGGCATCGGCATCTTCACCCGTACCACCGACCCCGACGAGTACTACGTGGCCGGCCGCCGCGTGCCTGCCTTCTACAACGGCATGGCCGCCGGCGCCGACTGGATGAGCGCCGCCTCCTTCATCGGCCTGGCGGGCACCCTGTATCTGGCCGGTTATGGCGGGCTGGCCTTCGTGCTGGGCTGGACCGGCGGCTTCTGCCTGGTGGCCCTGCTGCTGACGCCCTATCTGCGCCGCTTTGGCCGCTTCACCATCCCCGATTTCCTGGCCGAACGCTATGACAGCCAGACGCTGCGTCTGCTGGGTGCGCTGGCCGCCATCCTGATCTCCTTCATCTATGTGGTGGCGCAGATCTATGGCATCGGCCTGATCACCACCCGGCTCACCGGCCTGACCTTCGAGATCGGCGTGTTCGTCGGTCTGGGCGGGGTGCTGGTGTGCTCCTTTCTGGGCGGCATGCGCGCCGTCACCTGGACCCAGGTGGCGCAATACATCATCCTGATTGCCGCCTACCTGGTACCGGTGGTGTGGCTCTCGATCAAGCAGACCGGCGTGCCGGTGCCGCAGGCCGTGTACGGCTACCAGGTGCAGAAGATCAGCGCGCGCGAGCAGGAGTTGATCAAGGACCCGGCCGAGTTGCAGGTGCGGCAGTTCTACGCCCAGCGCGCCATCGAGTACGGGCAGAAATTGCAGGACGTGCCCACCGCCTTGGCAGCGGAGCGCACCCAGGCGTCGCGGCATATCGCCAAGCTCAAGGCCGGCGATGCGCCGCTGGCCGAGATCCAGGCCGCCGAAAAGCGCCGCGCGGCCCTGCCCAAGACGGTGGCCGAGGCCGAAAGCCAGTGGCGCCGCGCCAAGGCCCAGGACGAGCAGCGCGCGCGGCCCCTCTCCGGCATGCCGGCCCATACCCAGCCGTTTGCGGGCGACCCGGAGGGCGACGCCGGCCAGCAGGAAAGCTTCGACGTCTCGCGCCGCAACTTCCTGGCCCTGGTGTTCTGCCTGATGCTCGGCACGGCGGGCCTGCCGCACATCCTGGTGCGCTACTACACGACGCCCTCGGTGGGCGAGGCGCGCGCCTCGGTGGCCTGGTCGCTGGGCTTCATCGGCCTGCTCTACATCACCGCGCCGGCGCTGGCGGTGATGCTCAAGTTCGAGGTCTTCAATGGCCTGGTGGGCACGCCCATCGCCGATCTGCCCGCCTGGGTGGGGCAGTGGATGCGGGTGGACGCGGGCCTGCTGTCGATCAACGACGTGAACGGCGACGGCATCCTGCAACTGGGCGAGCTGCACCTGGGCAGCGACATCATCATGCTGCTGGCGCCCGAACTGGCCGGGCTGCCCTATGTGGTCTCGGGCATGGTGGCGGCGGGGGGCCTAGCTGCGGCGCTATCGACCGCAGATGGCCTGCTGCTGACGATCTCGGCCTCGCTCTCGCACGACATCTATTACCGCATCGTCAACCCCAGCGCCAGCAGCACCCGCCGTGTCACGCTGTCCAAGGCGCTGCTGCTGGCCACGGCATTGAGCGCGGCCGCGGTGGCGGCGCAGCGGCCGGCCGATATCGTGCTGCTGGTCTCGGCGGCGTTCTCGCTCGCCGGCTCGACCTTTGTGCCGGTGCTGGTGCTGGGCATCTTCTGGCAGCGGGCCAACAAGCAGGGCGCGCTGGCCGGCATGCTGACCGGGCTGGCGGTGTGCGCCTACTACATGGTCAGCGCCGATCCGGGCCTGCGGCGCAGCCTGGGCATTCCCGGCGCCGTCGAGCTGTGGTGGGGCATCCATCCGATCTCGGCCGGCCTGTTCGGCATACCGGCGGGCACGGTAGCCCTGGTGCTGGTGAGCCTGCTGACGCCCGCACCACCGGCGTCGGCGAGGGCCCTGTTGGCCCGTTTGCGTGCGCCAGATCCGCGTTGA
- the ppsA gene encoding phosphoenolpyruvate synthase, with protein sequence MSSRFDATALVVPFENLRMSDVEVVGGKNASLGEMISQLAASGVRVPGGFATTAHAFREFLKHEGLDKRIEARLATLNTDDVRALAEAGAEIRGWLEAQPFPADLEAQIRSSFAKLTADNPGVSFAVRSSATAEDLPDASFAGQQETFLNVVGIEEVLHKMKEVFASLYNDRAISYRVHKGFAHADVALSAGVQRMVRSDLGSAGVMFTIDTESGFKDVVFITSSYGLGETVVQGAVNPDEFYVHKPALQRGKLPIIRRNLGSKLIRMEFATPEEKAASGKLVKTVDTAPEQRNRYSLADAEVVELAQYAMIIEQHYQRPMDIEWGRDGVDGKLYILQARPETVKSQAEGQVEHRYKLKGHSAVLAEGRAIGQKIGTGPVRLVHNIAEMERVQPGDVLVTDMTDPNWEPVMKRASAIVTNRGGRTCHAAIIARELGIPAVVGCGDATEKLKDGQLVTVACSEGDTGYIYDGLLETEISEVHRGELPYCPIKIMMNVGNPQLAFNFAQMPSAGVGLARLEFIINNNIGVHPKAILDYPNIDADLKKAVESVARGHASPRAFYVDKLAEGIATIAAAFFPRPVIVRLSDFKSNEYRKLIGGSRYEPDEENPMLGFRGASRYISGEFSDAFAMECEALKRVRNDMGLSNIEIMVPFVRTVRQAERVVDMLAERGLKRGVDGLRVIMMCEVPSNAILAEAFLEHFDGMSIGSNDLTQLTLGLDRDSGLEQLAGDFDERDSAVKALISRAITACRATGKYIGICGQGPSDHPDFADWLASEGIVSISLNPDTVIETWQRLAKR encoded by the coding sequence ATGTCTTCTCGCTTTGATGCGACCGCCCTGGTCGTTCCCTTTGAGAATCTGAGAATGAGCGACGTCGAGGTCGTTGGCGGCAAGAACGCCAGCCTCGGCGAAATGATCTCGCAACTGGCCGCCTCGGGCGTGCGTGTGCCCGGCGGCTTTGCCACCACGGCCCATGCCTTCCGCGAGTTCCTCAAGCATGAGGGCCTGGACAAGCGCATCGAGGCGCGCTTGGCCACGCTCAATACCGACGACGTGCGCGCGCTGGCCGAGGCCGGCGCGGAGATCCGCGGCTGGCTGGAGGCGCAGCCCTTTCCGGCCGATCTGGAAGCACAGATCCGCAGCTCCTTTGCCAAGCTGACCGCCGACAACCCCGGCGTGTCCTTTGCCGTGCGCTCGTCCGCCACCGCGGAAGACCTGCCCGACGCCTCCTTCGCCGGCCAGCAGGAGACCTTCCTGAACGTGGTGGGCATCGAAGAGGTGCTGCACAAGATGAAGGAGGTGTTCGCCTCCCTCTACAACGACCGCGCCATCAGCTACCGCGTGCACAAGGGCTTCGCCCATGCCGACGTGGCCCTGTCCGCCGGTGTGCAGCGCATGGTGCGCTCCGACCTTGGTTCGGCCGGCGTGATGTTCACCATCGACACCGAGTCGGGCTTCAAGGACGTGGTCTTCATCACCTCCAGCTACGGCCTGGGCGAGACGGTGGTGCAGGGTGCCGTCAACCCCGACGAGTTCTATGTGCACAAGCCCGCGCTGCAGCGCGGCAAGCTGCCCATCATCCGCCGCAACCTGGGCTCCAAGCTGATCCGCATGGAGTTCGCTACGCCGGAAGAGAAGGCCGCCAGCGGCAAGCTGGTGAAGACGGTGGATACCGCCCCCGAGCAGCGCAACCGCTACTCGCTGGCCGATGCCGAGGTGGTGGAACTGGCGCAGTACGCCATGATCATCGAGCAGCATTACCAGCGCCCGATGGACATCGAGTGGGGCCGCGATGGCGTGGACGGCAAGCTCTACATCCTGCAGGCCCGCCCCGAGACGGTGAAGAGCCAGGCCGAGGGCCAGGTCGAGCATCGCTACAAGCTCAAGGGCCACAGCGCGGTGCTGGCCGAGGGCCGTGCCATCGGCCAGAAGATCGGCACCGGCCCGGTGCGATTGGTGCACAACATCGCCGAGATGGAGCGCGTGCAGCCGGGCGACGTCCTGGTGACCGACATGACCGACCCGAACTGGGAGCCGGTGATGAAGCGCGCCTCGGCCATCGTCACCAACCGCGGTGGCCGCACCTGCCACGCCGCCATCATCGCGCGCGAGCTGGGCATTCCGGCGGTGGTGGGCTGCGGTGATGCGACCGAGAAGCTCAAGGACGGTCAGCTGGTGACGGTCGCCTGCTCCGAGGGCGACACCGGCTACATCTACGACGGCCTGCTCGAGACCGAGATCAGCGAGGTGCATCGCGGCGAGCTGCCGTACTGCCCGATCAAGATCATGATGAACGTCGGCAACCCGCAGCTGGCCTTCAACTTTGCGCAGATGCCCAGCGCCGGCGTGGGCCTGGCCCGCCTCGAGTTCATCATCAACAACAACATCGGCGTCCACCCCAAGGCCATCCTCGACTATCCCAACATCGACGCCGACCTGAAGAAGGCCGTCGAGTCGGTGGCGCGCGGCCACGCCTCGCCGCGTGCCTTCTATGTGGACAAGCTGGCCGAGGGCATCGCCACCATCGCCGCGGCCTTCTTCCCGCGCCCGGTGATCGTGCGGCTCTCCGACTTCAAGAGCAACGAGTACCGCAAGCTGATCGGCGGTTCGCGTTACGAGCCGGACGAAGAGAACCCGATGCTGGGCTTCCGCGGTGCCTCGCGCTACATCAGCGGCGAGTTCTCGGATGCCTTCGCGATGGAGTGCGAGGCGCTCAAGCGCGTGCGCAATGACATGGGGCTCTCGAACATCGAGATCATGGTGCCCTTCGTGCGCACGGTGCGCCAGGCCGAGCGCGTGGTGGACATGCTGGCCGAGCGTGGCCTCAAGCGCGGCGTGGATGGCCTGCGCGTCATCATGATGTGCGAGGTGCCCAGCAACGCCATCCTGGCCGAGGCCTTCCTGGAGCATTTCGACGGCATGTCGATCGGCTCCAATGACCTGACCCAGCTGACCCTGGGCCTGGACCGTGACTCCGGCCTGGAGCAGCTGGCGGGCGACTTCGACGAGCGCGACTCGGCCGTCAAGGCGCTGATCTCGCGCGCCATTACCGCCTGCCGCGCCACCGGCAAGTACATCGGCATCTGCGGCCAGGGCCCCAGCGACCATCCGGACTTCGCCGACTGGCTGGCCTCGGAAGGCATCGTCTCGATCTCGCTCAACCCCGACACGGTGATCGAGACCTGGCAGCGCCTGGCCAAGCGCTGA
- the ppsR gene encoding posphoenolpyruvate synthetase regulatory kinase/phosphorylase PpsR: protein MPNRTVYFVSDGTGITAETFGNSILAQFPGKPRHVRRPFVDSAEKAHQVVREINNLGEQEGQRAIVFATLVNREVLQIVREHCKGLVMDMFNTFIEPLEEEFQVKSNHRVGRFSDVARSQEYHDRIEAINFSLAHDDGQSAKNLESADVILVGVSRSGKTPTSLYLAMQHGIKAANYPLIPEDFERNKIPSMLEPHKKKCFGLTIDPERLSQIRNERRPGSKYADLMNCRYEINEAEAMMKRNGISWLSSTHKSIEEIATTILRDIRPDRLIY from the coding sequence ATGCCCAATCGCACCGTGTACTTTGTCTCGGACGGCACCGGGATCACTGCCGAGACCTTCGGCAACTCCATCCTGGCCCAGTTCCCCGGCAAGCCCCGCCATGTGCGCCGCCCCTTTGTCGACAGCGCCGAGAAGGCGCACCAGGTGGTGCGCGAGATCAACAACCTGGGTGAGCAGGAGGGCCAGCGCGCCATCGTGTTCGCCACCCTGGTGAACCGCGAGGTGCTGCAGATCGTGCGCGAGCATTGCAAGGGCCTGGTGATGGACATGTTCAACACCTTCATCGAGCCCTTGGAAGAGGAGTTCCAGGTAAAGTCCAACCACCGCGTCGGGCGCTTCTCCGACGTGGCGCGCAGCCAGGAGTACCACGACCGCATCGAGGCGATCAACTTCTCGCTGGCGCATGACGATGGCCAGTCCGCCAAGAACCTGGAATCGGCCGACGTGATCCTGGTGGGCGTGTCGCGCAGCGGCAAGACGCCGACCTCGCTCTACCTGGCCATGCAGCATGGCATCAAGGCGGCCAACTACCCGCTCATCCCCGAGGACTTCGAGCGCAACAAGATCCCCTCGATGCTAGAGCCGCACAAGAAAAAGTGCTTCGGCCTCACCATCGACCCCGAGCGCCTCTCGCAGATCCGCAACGAGCGCCGCCCCGGCAGCAAGTATGCCGATCTGATGAACTGCCGCTACGAGATCAACGAAGCGGAAGCGATGATGAAGCGCAATGGCATCTCCTGGCTCTCGTCCACGCACAAGTCGATCGAGGAGATCGCCACCACCATCTTGCGAGACATCCGCCCCGACCGGCTGATCTATTAA
- a CDS encoding TrmH family RNA methyltransferase yields MTSPNVLHITSRDNPVLQRLRKLAADANAYRKLGSIWLEGDHLARAALARAYPLSLAVVTESAYAEAPLRDLADAAPRVLVVPEALFKTISGLESPARIGFEVPYQAGQDLTPGLDSVVLDRLQDAGNVGTILRNAGALGFKQILALKGTAALWSPKVLRAGMGAHFGLRLVEGLLPEDLDRLGVPLVATSSHAQQQLHQLRLPEPCAWVMGHEGQGVQPALMQRCALTVGIPQPGGEESLNVGSAAAICLYESARQRLTSA; encoded by the coding sequence ATGACGAGCCCCAACGTTCTCCACATCACCTCGCGCGACAACCCGGTACTGCAGCGTCTGCGCAAGCTGGCCGCGGACGCCAACGCCTACCGCAAGCTGGGCAGCATCTGGCTGGAGGGCGATCACCTGGCCCGCGCCGCGCTGGCGCGCGCCTACCCGCTCAGCCTCGCCGTGGTCACCGAAAGCGCCTACGCCGAGGCGCCGCTGCGCGATCTGGCCGACGCCGCGCCGCGCGTGCTGGTGGTGCCCGAGGCCTTGTTCAAGACCATCAGCGGGCTGGAGTCGCCGGCGCGCATCGGCTTCGAAGTGCCTTACCAGGCAGGGCAAGACCTGACCCCTGGGCTGGATTCGGTGGTGCTGGACCGGCTGCAGGATGCCGGCAACGTCGGCACCATCCTGCGCAATGCCGGCGCCCTGGGCTTCAAGCAGATCCTCGCGCTCAAGGGCACGGCCGCGCTGTGGTCGCCCAAGGTGCTGCGTGCCGGCATGGGCGCGCATTTCGGCCTGCGCCTGGTCGAGGGACTGCTGCCCGAGGATCTGGATCGGCTGGGCGTGCCCCTGGTGGCCACCAGCTCGCATGCGCAGCAGCAACTGCACCAGCTGCGCCTGCCCGAGCCCTGCGCCTGGGTGATGGGCCACGAAGGGCAGGGCGTTCAGCCTGCGCTGATGCAGCGCTGTGCGCTGACCGTGGGCATTCCGCAGCCGGGCGGCGAGGAGTCGCTCAATGTGGGCAGTGCCGCGGCGATCTGCCTCTACGAATCGGCACGCCAGCGGCTCACGAGCGCTTAA